The following are encoded in a window of Streptomyces sp. Go-475 genomic DNA:
- a CDS encoding ACP S-malonyltransferase, which yields MLVLVAPGQGAQTPGFLTEWLDFPGVRGALEAWSDAAGIDLIRYGTEADAEEIRDTAVAQPLLVAAGMASAALLFEDPADLPRKVGAIAGHSVGEFTAASLAGVLPHEEALRLVRTRGRAMAEAAAVTETGMAALLGGDPEVTIPHLTKLGLTPANINGAGQIVAAGTKEQLAALEADKPEGVRKVVTLKVAGAFHTHHMAPAVETLAKAAADARHVADPKVTYVSNADGQAVAAGGQVLERLVGQVANPVRWDLCMETFKELGVTALIEVCPGGTLTGLAKRALPGVKTLALKSPADLDAARELIAEHGV from the coding sequence GTGCTCGTACTCGTCGCTCCCGGCCAGGGCGCCCAGACGCCCGGCTTCCTGACTGAATGGCTCGACTTCCCCGGTGTCCGCGGTGCCCTGGAGGCATGGTCCGACGCCGCGGGGATCGACCTGATCCGTTACGGCACCGAGGCCGACGCGGAGGAGATCCGCGACACCGCGGTGGCGCAGCCGCTGCTCGTCGCGGCCGGCATGGCGTCCGCGGCCCTGCTGTTCGAGGACCCGGCCGACCTCCCGCGGAAGGTCGGTGCCATCGCCGGTCACAGCGTCGGCGAGTTCACCGCCGCCTCGCTCGCCGGGGTGCTCCCCCACGAGGAGGCGCTCCGTCTGGTCCGCACCCGTGGGCGCGCCATGGCGGAGGCCGCCGCCGTCACCGAGACGGGCATGGCCGCACTGCTGGGCGGCGACCCGGAGGTGACAATCCCGCATCTGACGAAGCTGGGCCTGACCCCCGCCAACATCAACGGCGCGGGCCAGATCGTCGCGGCCGGCACCAAGGAACAGCTCGCCGCGCTGGAGGCGGACAAGCCCGAGGGCGTGCGCAAGGTCGTCACGCTGAAGGTCGCCGGCGCGTTCCACACGCACCACATGGCCCCCGCCGTCGAGACGCTGGCGAAGGCCGCCGCCGATGCCCGGCACGTCGCTGACCCGAAGGTCACCTACGTCTCCAACGCGGACGGGCAGGCCGTCGCCGCCGGCGGCCAGGTGCTGGAGCGCCTGGTCGGCCAGGTCGCCAACCCGGTCCGCTGGGACCTGTGCATGGAGACCTTCAAGGAGCTGGGTGTCACGGCCCTGATCGAGGTGTGCCCCGGCGGCACCCTCACCGGCCTCGCCAAGCGGGCCCTGCCCGGGGTGAAGACGCTGGCCCTGAAGTCCCCCGCCGACCTCGACGCGGCTCGCGAGCTCATCGCCGAGCACGGTGTCTGA
- a CDS encoding pirin family protein, protein MDIRRADERYQGGDPAAGIESRHAFSFGSHYDPDNLRFGAVLACNEERLAPGAGFDEHPHSHTEIVTWVVEGELTHRDSTGHESVVRHGDVQRLSSAGGVRHVERNDGPEPLTFIQMWLAPLRPGGDPFYEVVHGIADSTPYAVPEAGAMLHVRRLGPGERTAVPDAAYAYVHVVRGEVRLDGETLGAGDAARITGAKGLEAEGVTRAELLVWEMT, encoded by the coding sequence ATGGACATTCGGCGCGCCGACGAGCGCTACCAGGGCGGCGACCCGGCAGCCGGAATCGAGAGCCGGCACGCCTTCTCCTTCGGGTCCCACTACGACCCGGACAACCTCCGCTTCGGCGCGGTGCTCGCGTGCAACGAGGAGCGGCTCGCCCCGGGGGCCGGGTTCGACGAGCACCCGCACAGCCACACCGAGATCGTGACGTGGGTGGTGGAGGGCGAGCTGACGCACCGCGACTCCACCGGGCACGAGTCGGTCGTCCGCCACGGCGACGTGCAGCGCCTCAGCTCGGCGGGCGGGGTGCGCCACGTGGAACGCAACGACGGCCCGGAGCCCCTGACGTTCATCCAGATGTGGCTGGCCCCGCTGCGGCCCGGCGGCGACCCGTTCTACGAGGTCGTCCACGGCATCGCCGACTCCACGCCGTACGCCGTCCCGGAGGCCGGCGCGATGCTGCACGTGCGGCGGCTGGGGCCGGGGGAGCGGACGGCGGTGCCGGACGCGGCGTACGCGTACGTGCACGTCGTGCGCGGTGAGGTGCGCCTGGACGGCGAGACGCTCGGTGCCGGGGACGCGGCCCGCATCACCGGCGCCAAGGGCCTGGAGGCGGAGGGCGTGACGCGGGCCGAACTCCTCGTCTGGGAGATGACCTAG
- a CDS encoding glycoside hydrolase family 3 protein: MVTSSGFRRGGADVAQTAEERREAAVEAALGKLDLDAKTRLLAGQDMWSLPALPEAGLPSLVMSDGPIGVRGVHWSADDPSIALPSPTALAATWDPALAHRAGVLLAQEARRKGVHVLLAPTVNLHRSPLGGRHFEAYSEDPYLTGRIGAAYVRGVQSGGVGTTVKHFVANDAETDRFTVNNVVSERALRELYLAPFEFIVGNAHPWGVMTAYNTVNGTTMTEHHHLVNDVLRGEWGFDGVNVSDWLAARSTTGALAGGLDIAMPGPRTVYGEALARAVRDGEADEAQVDEAVRRVLRLAARVGILQGADPVVTDLPETVDGTSLAREVARRSFVLVRNENGVLPLKPGRVALIGAAARDARVLGGGSATVFPAHVVSQLDGLTAVLPDLTYAVGADPSTELAIADRGFALHAVCRDADGQVIGTRTAPNGHIQWMGSDLPDGVTHENLHTVELTGTFTPRESGTHTFGIKGLGAFTLTLGGTTYYDDVQRPAKDDPFVSFFGAPEPRAEVQLTAGEPVDVSLTHAVHLPDDAALKVIAFTLAHQEPRRDPDELIAEAAAAARAADTAVVVVATTERVESEGFDRTDLRLPGRQDDLVRAVAAANPNTVVVVNSGSPVELPWRDDVAAVLLTWFPGQEGGAALADVLTGAHEPGGRLPTTWGSLADAPVTRVVPENGELTYDEDVFIGYRAWEKHGRAPAYPFGHGLGYTDWTYESVEVAGTAEGATVKVRLRNTGDRPGREVVQLYLAPGEPDPTRPARRLAGFAGVEAAPGESVEATVELPRRAFEIWDEATGSWSFVKGSYEIQVGRSITDRRITATINV, encoded by the coding sequence ATGGTGACATCCAGCGGCTTTCGACGTGGAGGTGCCGACGTGGCTCAGACAGCGGAGGAACGGCGCGAGGCGGCCGTCGAGGCGGCCCTCGGCAAGCTCGACCTGGACGCCAAGACCCGGCTGCTGGCCGGCCAGGACATGTGGAGCCTGCCCGCGCTGCCGGAGGCGGGCCTGCCGTCGCTGGTCATGTCCGACGGCCCCATCGGCGTCCGCGGAGTGCACTGGAGCGCCGACGACCCGTCAATCGCCCTGCCCTCCCCGACCGCCCTCGCCGCCACCTGGGACCCCGCCCTCGCCCACCGGGCCGGAGTGCTGCTCGCCCAGGAGGCCCGCCGCAAGGGCGTCCACGTCCTGCTCGCCCCCACGGTCAACCTGCACCGCTCCCCGCTCGGCGGCCGCCACTTCGAGGCCTACAGCGAGGACCCGTACCTGACCGGGCGGATCGGCGCCGCGTACGTCCGCGGCGTCCAGTCCGGCGGCGTCGGCACCACCGTCAAGCACTTCGTCGCCAACGACGCCGAGACCGACCGCTTCACGGTGAACAACGTCGTGAGCGAACGCGCCCTGCGCGAGCTGTACCTGGCGCCCTTCGAGTTCATCGTCGGCAACGCCCACCCGTGGGGCGTCATGACCGCCTACAACACGGTCAACGGCACGACCATGACCGAGCACCACCACCTGGTGAACGACGTGCTGCGCGGCGAGTGGGGCTTCGACGGCGTCAACGTCTCCGACTGGCTGGCCGCCCGCTCCACCACCGGCGCCCTCGCCGGCGGCCTGGACATCGCGATGCCCGGACCGCGCACCGTGTACGGCGAGGCCCTCGCCCGGGCCGTACGGGACGGCGAGGCCGACGAGGCCCAGGTCGACGAGGCCGTCCGCCGCGTCCTGCGCCTCGCCGCCCGGGTCGGCATCCTTCAGGGCGCCGACCCGGTCGTCACCGACCTGCCCGAGACCGTCGACGGCACCTCGCTCGCCCGCGAGGTCGCCCGCCGCTCCTTCGTCCTCGTCCGCAACGAGAACGGCGTGCTGCCGCTGAAGCCCGGCCGCGTCGCGCTGATCGGCGCCGCCGCCCGCGACGCCCGCGTCCTCGGCGGCGGCTCCGCCACCGTCTTCCCCGCGCACGTCGTCTCCCAGCTGGACGGACTGACCGCCGTCCTGCCCGATCTCACCTATGCCGTCGGCGCCGACCCGAGCACCGAACTCGCCATCGCGGACCGCGGCTTCGCGCTGCACGCCGTCTGCCGCGACGCCGACGGCCAGGTCATCGGCACCCGCACCGCGCCCAACGGCCACATCCAGTGGATGGGCTCCGACCTCCCCGACGGCGTCACGCACGAGAACCTGCACACCGTCGAACTGACCGGCACCTTCACCCCGCGCGAGAGCGGCACCCACACCTTCGGCATCAAGGGCCTGGGCGCCTTCACCCTCACCCTCGGCGGCACGACGTACTACGACGACGTCCAGCGCCCCGCCAAGGACGACCCCTTCGTCAGCTTCTTCGGCGCCCCCGAGCCCCGCGCCGAGGTCCAACTCACCGCGGGCGAACCGGTCGACGTCTCCCTCACCCACGCCGTCCACCTCCCCGACGACGCCGCCCTCAAGGTCATCGCCTTCACCCTCGCCCACCAGGAACCCCGGCGCGACCCCGACGAGCTGATCGCCGAGGCCGCCGCCGCTGCCCGGGCCGCCGACACGGCCGTCGTCGTGGTCGCCACCACCGAACGCGTCGAGTCGGAGGGCTTCGACCGCACGGACCTGCGCCTGCCCGGCCGCCAGGACGACCTGGTCCGGGCCGTCGCCGCCGCCAACCCGAACACCGTCGTGGTCGTCAACTCCGGCTCCCCGGTGGAACTGCCGTGGCGCGACGACGTCGCCGCCGTGCTCCTCACCTGGTTCCCCGGCCAGGAGGGCGGCGCGGCCCTCGCCGACGTGCTCACCGGCGCCCACGAACCCGGCGGCCGGCTGCCCACCACCTGGGGCTCCCTGGCCGACGCCCCGGTCACCCGGGTCGTCCCGGAGAACGGCGAACTTACCTACGACGAGGACGTCTTCATCGGCTACCGCGCCTGGGAGAAGCACGGCCGCGCCCCCGCCTACCCCTTCGGCCACGGCCTCGGCTACACCGACTGGACCTACGAGTCGGTCGAGGTGGCGGGGACCGCCGAAGGGGCCACCGTGAAGGTCCGCCTCCGCAACACCGGCGACCGTCCCGGCCGCGAGGTCGTGCAGCTCTACCTCGCCCCGGGCGAGCCCGACCCCACCCGTCCGGCACGCCGGCTGGCCGGCTTCGCGGGCGTCGAGGCCGCACCCGGCGAAAGCGTCGAGGCGACCGTCGAACTGCCCCGCCGCGCCTTCGAGATCTGGGACGAAGCGACCGGCTCGTGGTCGTTTGTGAAGGGTTCGTACGAGATCCAGGTCGGGCGCTCGATCACGGACCGCAGAATCACCGCGACGATTAACGTCTGA
- the fasR gene encoding fatty acid biosynthesis transcriptional regulator FasR yields MPEPETSKNAAAARDLHAHAATLKRLEKSSGSLAAQAIARMDETLPWYRAMPPENRSWIGLVAQAGIAAFTEWFRHPDAPQAISTDVFGTAPRELTRAITLRQTVEMVRTTIEVMESAIDEVAAPGDESVLREALLVYAREIAFATAQVYAQAAEARGAWDARLESLVVNAVLSGEADEGAVSRAAALGWNSPEHVCVVLGTAPDGDSELTVEAIRRAARHAKLQVLTGVLGDRLVVIAGGSDNPLAVAKSLIGPFAAGPVVAGPVVPDLQAATRSAQAAAAGLKACSAWQDAPRPVLADDLLPERAIAGDPSAREQLVEEIYRPLEEAGAALLETLSVYLEQASSLEGAARMLFVHPNTVRYRLRRVTDVTGWSPSDVRSAFTLRIALILGRLVDGDLQP; encoded by the coding sequence GTGCCCGAACCCGAAACCAGCAAGAACGCAGCCGCAGCCCGTGACCTCCACGCACATGCCGCGACCCTGAAGCGGCTGGAGAAGTCCTCCGGATCACTCGCCGCGCAGGCCATCGCGCGGATGGACGAGACGCTGCCCTGGTACCGGGCCATGCCCCCGGAGAACCGTTCCTGGATCGGTCTGGTCGCGCAGGCGGGTATCGCCGCGTTCACCGAGTGGTTCCGGCATCCGGACGCCCCGCAGGCCATCTCCACCGACGTGTTCGGCACCGCGCCGCGCGAGCTGACCCGGGCGATCACGCTGCGGCAGACCGTGGAGATGGTGCGCACCACCATCGAGGTGATGGAGTCCGCGATCGACGAGGTCGCGGCCCCCGGCGACGAGAGCGTGCTGCGCGAGGCGCTGCTCGTGTACGCCCGGGAGATCGCCTTCGCCACCGCCCAGGTGTACGCCCAGGCCGCCGAGGCACGCGGCGCCTGGGACGCCCGGCTGGAGTCCCTGGTGGTGAACGCCGTGCTCAGCGGCGAGGCCGACGAAGGGGCCGTGTCGCGGGCCGCCGCCCTCGGGTGGAACTCGCCCGAGCACGTGTGCGTGGTGCTCGGCACGGCGCCCGACGGGGACAGCGAGCTGACCGTCGAGGCCATAAGGCGCGCGGCCCGGCACGCCAAGCTCCAGGTGCTGACCGGGGTGCTCGGGGACCGGCTGGTGGTGATCGCCGGCGGCAGCGACAACCCGCTGGCCGTCGCCAAGTCGCTGATCGGCCCGTTCGCCGCCGGGCCGGTCGTGGCGGGCCCGGTGGTGCCCGACCTGCAGGCCGCGACCCGGTCCGCGCAGGCCGCGGCGGCCGGCCTGAAGGCGTGTTCCGCCTGGCAGGACGCCCCGCGCCCGGTCCTGGCGGACGACCTGCTTCCGGAGCGGGCGATCGCCGGTGACCCCTCGGCCCGCGAGCAGCTGGTGGAGGAGATCTACAGACCGCTGGAGGAGGCCGGGGCCGCGCTCCTGGAGACCCTCAGCGTCTATCTCGAACAGGCGAGCAGTCTCGAAGGCGCCGCGCGGATGCTGTTCGTGCATCCCAACACCGTCCGCTACCGGCTTCGACGTGTGACTGACGTCACCGGATGGTCACCCTCCGATGTACGCTCTGCCTTCACGCTGCGGATCGCGCTGATCCTGGGGCGTCTGGTCGATGGAGATCTCCAGCCCTAA
- the fabF gene encoding beta-ketoacyl-ACP synthase II yields the protein MSSTNRTVVVTGIGATTPLGGDAASTWEGLVAGRSGVKPLEQDWAAEQAVRIAAPVAVEPTEVIPRPQARRLDRSAQFALVAAKEAWADAGFEAKAGEDPSVDPDRLGAVIASGIGGVTTLLDQYDVLKEKGVRRVSPHTVPMLMPNSPSANVGLAVGARAGVHTPVSACASGAEAIGYAIEMIRTGRADVVVAGGTEAAIHPLPIAAFGNMMAMSKNNDDPQGASRPYDVARDGFVLGEGAGVVVLESAEHAAKRGARVYAEAVGQGISADSHDIVQPEPEGRGISHALQNLLERTDLDPAEIVHVNAHATSTPAGDIAELKALRKVFGDDTDHIAVSATKSMTGHLLGGAGGVETVATVLALYHRVAPPTINVENLDPEAEANADVVRGEARKLPVEGRIAALNDSFGFGGHNVVLAFRTV from the coding sequence GTGAGCTCGACCAATCGCACCGTGGTCGTCACCGGTATCGGCGCAACCACACCGCTGGGTGGCGACGCAGCCTCTACCTGGGAGGGCCTGGTCGCCGGACGTTCCGGCGTCAAGCCCCTGGAGCAGGACTGGGCCGCCGAGCAGGCGGTCCGTATCGCGGCCCCGGTCGCCGTGGAGCCGACCGAGGTCATCCCGCGTCCGCAGGCCCGCCGACTGGACCGCTCGGCGCAGTTCGCGCTGGTCGCGGCCAAGGAGGCCTGGGCCGACGCCGGTTTCGAGGCGAAGGCCGGCGAGGACCCGAGCGTCGACCCCGACCGGCTCGGCGCGGTCATCGCCTCCGGCATCGGCGGCGTGACGACGCTGCTCGACCAGTACGACGTGCTGAAGGAGAAGGGCGTCCGCCGCGTCTCCCCGCACACCGTTCCCATGCTGATGCCCAACAGCCCGTCGGCCAACGTGGGGTTGGCCGTGGGTGCCCGGGCGGGTGTGCACACGCCGGTGTCCGCCTGCGCGTCGGGCGCCGAGGCCATCGGCTACGCCATCGAGATGATCCGCACCGGCCGCGCCGACGTCGTCGTCGCGGGTGGCACGGAGGCGGCGATCCACCCGCTGCCCATCGCCGCGTTCGGCAACATGATGGCGATGTCCAAGAACAACGACGACCCGCAGGGCGCGTCGCGCCCCTACGACGTGGCCCGCGACGGCTTCGTCCTCGGTGAGGGCGCCGGTGTCGTCGTCCTGGAGTCCGCCGAGCACGCCGCGAAGCGCGGGGCCCGGGTGTACGCGGAGGCGGTCGGGCAGGGCATCTCCGCCGACAGCCACGACATCGTGCAGCCGGAGCCGGAGGGGCGGGGCATCTCGCACGCCCTGCAGAACCTGCTGGAGCGCACCGACCTGGACCCGGCGGAGATCGTGCACGTCAACGCGCACGCGACGTCGACGCCGGCCGGTGACATCGCCGAGCTGAAGGCGCTGCGGAAGGTGTTCGGTGACGACACCGACCACATCGCGGTGTCGGCGACGAAGTCGATGACCGGGCATCTGCTCGGTGGCGCGGGCGGGGTCGAGACGGTGGCGACGGTGCTCGCGCTGTACCACCGGGTGGCTCCGCCGACTATCAACGTGGAGAACCTGGACCCGGAGGCGGAGGCGAATGCCGATGTCGTCCGTGGTGAGGCTCGCAAGCTCCCGGTCGAGGGGCGTATCGCCGCGCTGAACGACTCGTTCGGGTTCGGCGGGCACAACGTGGTGCTGGCGTTCCGGACCGTGTGA
- a CDS encoding acyl carrier protein, with protein MAATQEEIVAGLAEIVNEIAGIPVEDVQLDKSFTDDLDVDSLSMVEVVVAAEERFDVKIPDEDVKNLKTVGDATDYILKHQG; from the coding sequence ATGGCCGCCACTCAGGAAGAGATCGTCGCCGGTCTCGCCGAGATCGTGAACGAGATCGCCGGCATCCCGGTTGAGGACGTCCAGCTGGACAAGTCCTTCACCGACGACCTGGACGTCGACTCGCTGTCCATGGTCGAGGTCGTCGTCGCCGCCGAAGAGCGCTTCGACGTCAAGATCCCGGACGAGGACGTCAAGAACCTCAAGACCGTCGGCGACGCGACCGACTACATCCTCAAGCACCAGGGCTGA
- a CDS encoding DUF3145 domain-containing protein, whose amino-acid sequence MTTRGVLYVHSAPRALCPHVEWAVAGVLGTRVSLDWIRQPAAPGTWRSEFSWQGQAGTASKLASALRGWHLLRFEVTAEPCPTAEGERYSCTPDLGIFHAVTGIHGDILIPEDRLRAALQRSRQGETDLEAELNKLLGKPWDDELEPFRYAGEGAPVRWLHQVV is encoded by the coding sequence GTGACGACACGTGGAGTTCTGTACGTGCACTCCGCGCCGCGCGCGCTGTGCCCGCACGTCGAGTGGGCCGTCGCCGGGGTGCTCGGCACACGCGTCAGCCTCGACTGGATCCGGCAGCCCGCCGCCCCGGGCACCTGGCGCTCGGAGTTCTCCTGGCAGGGCCAGGCGGGCACGGCCTCCAAGCTCGCCTCCGCGCTGCGCGGCTGGCACCTGCTGCGCTTCGAGGTCACCGCGGAGCCCTGCCCCACCGCCGAGGGCGAACGCTACAGCTGCACCCCCGACCTGGGCATCTTCCACGCCGTCACCGGCATCCACGGCGACATCCTCATCCCCGAGGACCGGCTCAGAGCGGCCCTCCAGCGCAGCCGGCAGGGCGAGACCGACCTGGAAGCCGAGCTGAACAAGCTGCTCGGCAAGCCCTGGGACGACGAGCTGGAACCCTTCCGCTACGCGGGCGAGGGCGCCCCGGTCCGCTGGCTCCACCAGGTGGTCTGA
- a CDS encoding ketoacyl-ACP synthase III — translation MAKIKPSKGAPYARILGVGGYRPTRVVPNEVILETIESSDEWIRSRSGIETRHWASDEETVAAMSIEASGKAIADAGISVEQIGGVIVSTVSHFKQTPAVATEIADKLGTDKAAAFDISAGCAGFGYGLTLAKGMIVEGSAEYVLVIGVERLSDLTDLEDRATAFLFGDGAGAVVVGPSQEPAIGPTVWGSEGDKSDTIKQTVPWTDYRDGTVEKFPAITQEGQAVFRWAVFEMAKVAQQALDAAGITVDDLDVFIPHQANVRIIDSMVKTLKLPEHVTVARDIRTTGNTSAASIPLAMERLLATGEAKSGDTALVIGFGAGLVYAATVVTLP, via the coding sequence ATGGCGAAGATCAAGCCCAGCAAGGGCGCCCCGTACGCGCGGATCCTCGGCGTCGGCGGTTACCGCCCGACCCGGGTCGTGCCGAACGAGGTGATCCTGGAGACGATCGAGTCGTCCGACGAGTGGATCCGCTCGCGCTCCGGCATCGAGACGCGGCACTGGGCCTCCGACGAGGAGACCGTCGCCGCGATGTCGATCGAGGCGTCCGGCAAGGCCATCGCGGACGCGGGCATCTCCGTGGAGCAGATCGGCGGCGTGATCGTCTCGACCGTCTCGCACTTCAAGCAGACGCCGGCCGTCGCCACCGAGATCGCCGACAAGCTGGGCACCGACAAGGCCGCCGCCTTCGACATCTCGGCGGGCTGCGCGGGCTTCGGCTACGGCCTGACCCTCGCCAAGGGCATGATCGTCGAGGGCTCGGCGGAGTACGTCCTGGTGATCGGCGTCGAGCGGCTGAGCGACCTGACCGACCTGGAGGACCGGGCGACGGCCTTCCTGTTCGGCGACGGCGCCGGCGCGGTCGTGGTCGGCCCCTCCCAGGAGCCCGCGATCGGCCCGACCGTGTGGGGCTCCGAGGGCGACAAGTCCGACACCATCAAGCAGACCGTGCCGTGGACGGACTACCGCGACGGGACGGTCGAGAAGTTCCCCGCGATCACCCAGGAAGGCCAGGCGGTGTTCCGCTGGGCCGTGTTCGAGATGGCGAAGGTCGCCCAGCAGGCGCTGGACGCGGCCGGGATCACCGTGGACGACCTGGACGTCTTCATCCCGCACCAGGCCAACGTGCGGATCATCGACTCGATGGTGAAGACGCTGAAACTGCCGGAGCACGTCACGGTCGCGCGTGACATCCGCACCACCGGCAACACCTCGGCCGCCTCGATCCCGCTCGCGATGGAGCGGCTCCTGGCGACCGGCGAGGCGAAGAGCGGCGACACCGCGCTCGTCATCGGCTTCGGGGCGGGTCTCGTCTACGCCGCGACTGTCGTTACCCTCCCCTAG
- a CDS encoding SGNH/GDSL hydrolase family protein has translation MRKRSHRSRAVLALVAAAVVGVAGCDAVGGDSPAPSDAAKPSPSPTPLWDRSPSSVAAVGDSITRAFDACDVLSDCPEASWATGASPEVDSLAVRLLGRAGAAERSWNYAVTGARMADLPGQIARAVRRKPQLVTVMVGANDACRSTPSAMTPVPAFRADFEDSLRSLRKALPKAQVFVASVPDLKRLWSEGRGSPMARQVWQLGICPSMLGDANALDTAATLRRETVQKRVEDYNKVLKEVCAQDERCRYDGGAVYDYRFGTAQLSRWDYFHPSVNGQARLAEIAYRTVTAKNP, from the coding sequence ATGCGGAAGCGAAGCCACCGCTCACGGGCCGTTCTCGCCCTGGTCGCGGCCGCCGTGGTGGGTGTGGCCGGGTGTGACGCCGTGGGGGGCGACTCCCCCGCCCCGTCCGACGCCGCGAAGCCGTCCCCCAGTCCGACGCCCCTGTGGGACCGCAGTCCGAGTTCCGTCGCCGCCGTCGGCGATTCCATCACGCGCGCCTTCGACGCCTGTGACGTGCTGTCGGACTGCCCGGAGGCGTCCTGGGCGACCGGCGCCAGCCCCGAGGTCGACTCGCTGGCGGTGCGGCTGCTGGGCCGGGCCGGGGCCGCCGAGCGCAGCTGGAACTACGCGGTGACGGGGGCGCGGATGGCCGACCTGCCCGGGCAGATCGCCCGGGCGGTGCGGCGGAAACCGCAGCTGGTGACGGTGATGGTCGGGGCGAACGACGCCTGCCGGTCCACGCCCTCGGCGATGACCCCGGTCCCCGCCTTCCGCGCCGACTTCGAGGACTCGCTGCGCTCCCTGCGCAAGGCCCTGCCGAAGGCCCAGGTGTTCGTGGCGAGCGTGCCGGACCTGAAGCGGCTGTGGTCCGAGGGCCGTGGCAGCCCGATGGCCAGGCAGGTGTGGCAGCTGGGCATCTGCCCGTCGATGCTGGGCGACGCGAACGCCCTGGACACCGCGGCGACGCTGCGGCGGGAGACGGTGCAGAAGCGGGTGGAGGACTACAACAAGGTCCTGAAGGAGGTCTGCGCCCAGGACGAGCGGTGCCGCTACGACGGGGGCGCGGTGTACGACTACCGCTTCGGCACGGCCCAGTTGAGCCGCTGGGACTACTTCCACCCGAGCGTGAACGGACAGGCCCGGCTGGCGGAGATCGCGTACCGCACCGTCACGGCGAAGAACCCCTGA
- a CDS encoding aldose epimerase family protein, translated as MNELFGTLSDGTPVHRWTLERAGVRVRVLTYGGIVQSVEVPDREGRAGDVVLGFPDLDGYLAHPEPYLGALVGRYANRIAGGRFPLDGRTYALEPNNGPNALHGGALGFDKRVWDAAPVEHGVRLARVSPHGEEGFPGRLAVTATYTLLESGALRIAYEAVTDAPTVVNLTNHSYFDLGGAGGAGGHELRLAASRYTPVDADLIPTGSPDDVTGTRFDFREARKVGSGYDHNFVLDKGVTDAPVEVAELHDPASGRVLTVATTEPGLQLYTADHLGEPFAPGDGIALETQHFPDSPNRPEFPTTVLRPGEVFRSETVYGFGVR; from the coding sequence ATGAACGAACTATTCGGCACACTTTCCGACGGAACTCCGGTGCACCGCTGGACCCTGGAGCGGGCGGGCGTGCGGGTGCGGGTGCTGACGTACGGCGGGATCGTGCAGTCCGTGGAGGTGCCGGACCGGGAGGGGCGGGCCGGGGACGTGGTGCTGGGGTTCCCGGACCTCGACGGCTATCTCGCCCACCCGGAGCCGTACCTCGGTGCCCTGGTCGGGCGGTACGCCAACCGGATCGCCGGCGGCCGGTTCCCGCTGGACGGGCGGACGTACGCGCTCGAACCGAACAACGGGCCGAACGCGCTGCACGGCGGAGCCCTGGGCTTCGACAAGCGGGTGTGGGACGCGGCGCCGGTGGAGCACGGGGTGCGGCTGGCGCGGGTCAGTCCGCACGGCGAGGAGGGGTTCCCGGGGCGGCTGGCGGTCACGGCGACGTACACGCTGCTGGAGAGCGGGGCGCTGCGGATCGCGTACGAGGCGGTGACGGACGCGCCGACCGTGGTGAACCTGACGAACCACAGCTACTTCGACCTGGGTGGTGCGGGCGGTGCGGGCGGGCACGAGCTGCGGCTGGCGGCCTCCCGGTACACGCCGGTCGACGCGGACCTGATCCCGACCGGCAGTCCGGACGACGTGACGGGCACGCGCTTCGACTTCCGCGAGGCCCGCAAGGTCGGCTCCGGCTACGACCACAACTTCGTGCTCGACAAGGGCGTGACGGACGCTCCGGTGGAGGTCGCCGAGCTGCACGACCCGGCGTCCGGGCGGGTGCTGACGGTGGCGACGACCGAGCCCGGCCTCCAGCTGTACACCGCCGACCACCTGGGCGAGCCCTTCGCGCCCGGTGACGGCATCGCGCTGGAGACGCAGCACTTCCCGGACTCCCCGAACCGGCCGGAGTTCCCGACGACCGTGCTGCGGCCGGGCGAGGTGTTCCGCTCGGAGACGGTGTACGGGTTCGGCGTGCGATAG